One window from the genome of Pungitius pungitius chromosome 14, fPunPun2.1, whole genome shotgun sequence encodes:
- the dusp23b gene encoding dual specificity protein phosphatase 23b isoform X2, with product MRNVTRDRRCGTLDLEAVRRNMASTPPHNFSWVDADKVAGLALPRRTSDYQYLLDSGIKHLVCLCERTPPGYDSCPQLQLHHIDIVDFSPPSPAQIDRFLSIVEEANSKGEGVGVHCMHGHGRTGTMLACYLVKTRKISGMDAISEIRRLREGSIETSEQEKAVLLFYQRNFCN from the exons ATGAGGAATGTCACACGTGACCGTCGATGTGGGACATTGGACTTGGAAGCGG TTCGACGAAACATGGCTTCCACTCCACCGCACAATTTCTCCTGGGTCGATGCAGACAAAGTGGCCGGACTGGCGCTGCCCAGGAGGACCTCCGATTACCAGTACCTGCTGGACAGCGGCATCAAACACCTGGTGTGTCTCTGCGAGAGGACGCCGCCGGGCTACGACTCGTGCCCGCAGTTACAGCTGCACCACATCGACATAGTGGACTTCAGCCCTCCGTCACCTGCTCAGATCGATCGATTCCTTTCCATCGTGGAAGAGGCCAACTCCAAGGGAGAG GGTGTGGGAGTCCACTGCATGCACGGGCACGGGAGGACAGGGACCATGCTGGCCTGCTACCTGGTGAAGACCAGAAAGATATCGGGGATGGATGCCATCAGCGAGATCCGCCGTCTGCGGGAAGGCTCCATCGAAACCAGCGAGCAAGAGAAAGCTGTGCTGCTTTTTTATCAGCGCAATTTTTGCAATTAA
- the dusp23b gene encoding dual specificity protein phosphatase 23b isoform X1 — translation MRNVTRDRRCGTLDLEAGWCQSETRVLGTSSPQLLMHPDEVRRNMASTPPHNFSWVDADKVAGLALPRRTSDYQYLLDSGIKHLVCLCERTPPGYDSCPQLQLHHIDIVDFSPPSPAQIDRFLSIVEEANSKGEGVGVHCMHGHGRTGTMLACYLVKTRKISGMDAISEIRRLREGSIETSEQEKAVLLFYQRNFCN, via the exons ATGAGGAATGTCACACGTGACCGTCGATGTGGGACATTGGACTTGGAAGCGGGTTGGTGTCAAAGTGAAACACGTGTGTTGGGGACGTCCAGTCCGCAGCTACTGATGCACCCGGATGAAG TTCGACGAAACATGGCTTCCACTCCACCGCACAATTTCTCCTGGGTCGATGCAGACAAAGTGGCCGGACTGGCGCTGCCCAGGAGGACCTCCGATTACCAGTACCTGCTGGACAGCGGCATCAAACACCTGGTGTGTCTCTGCGAGAGGACGCCGCCGGGCTACGACTCGTGCCCGCAGTTACAGCTGCACCACATCGACATAGTGGACTTCAGCCCTCCGTCACCTGCTCAGATCGATCGATTCCTTTCCATCGTGGAAGAGGCCAACTCCAAGGGAGAG GGTGTGGGAGTCCACTGCATGCACGGGCACGGGAGGACAGGGACCATGCTGGCCTGCTACCTGGTGAAGACCAGAAAGATATCGGGGATGGATGCCATCAGCGAGATCCGCCGTCTGCGGGAAGGCTCCATCGAAACCAGCGAGCAAGAGAAAGCTGTGCTGCTTTTTTATCAGCGCAATTTTTGCAATTAA